DNA sequence from the Peptoniphilus sp. GNH genome:
GCTTGGCAAAATGGAAGTCAAATAGACGGGGTATATTTTATGTCGCAAAAAAAGTGCAAAAGATTTCAAATAAAAAGATAAATCAATCTTAGAAGCCAACTCGCATAGGTGAGTCGGCTTTTTTTGTAAGGACGAATTGTAAAATCAAATGAAACACCTATTGTAAGAAACCAAAAAAGCACCTGTAAAAAGAGGTGCTTAATTTTAAAGTCCTTTTAGCTCTGTCAAGAATCTACTCATTTTTGTATTTTCATATTCTATATAGCAAAGGCGCAGCTTGTACCTTGCCCTAGTCATGGCAACATACAAGAGCCTTCTTTCTTCTTCAAAAGGCTCTGCATTGCCAAGCGACAAGAAATCGATAGAGCTGCGGGAGGGCAGATTGTTTTCGTAAAGGTCAACGACGATGACCTTGTCAAATTCTAAGCCCTTGGCGCCATGGATCGTAGAAAGACTTATCCGACTTTTCTTATATTGGCTCTCTTTCAAGACAGAGTCCAGATATTTTAATCTGCCGAAAAAATCCGTCAAAGTCTTAGAATTTTTGGCGACATTTTTTAAAATATCTAAAAATTCATAAGTCGAGCCAGTTTGCTTTAAATATCTAAAATTCTCGTTTTTTAGATAGTCCTCATAGGATAAATCTTTTAAGATGTAAGAAAGAGCGTGGCGAGGATTAAGATACATAAGCGTATCCAGCATAGACGATAAATCTCTAAATCTTTTTATATAAAAGGGCTTGAGGCCGGGGAAATCTCTCAAATCCTCCAAAAGATTGGAAGACTTGACCCCGGCAAGGTATGCAAGCATAGGCCCTGTGATATAAGTTTTAATTTTAAAATAAATTCTTGAAAAAGCCGCAAAGTCGCCCCTGTTTTTGGCAAAATTTAAAATGTCTTTTATGTCAAAGACCAGAGGATTGTTGTAAAAACTCATGCCCCGATCTCTAATCGTAAAATCAATATTATTTCTTTCCAAGATTTCACAGATGCTAAGAGAGGAGACGTTGTTTCTGTATAAAATCGCAGTGCTTTCTTCTTCTTTTAAGTCATCTAGCAAGTATTTTTCAAAAATCTGAGCCGAGGTAAATTTCAGAATTTTGATAGGCTCTTGGCTTTCTTTTTTGGCGAGAAAATCTTTCTCGTATCTGGTCTTGTTTTGGCTTATAAAACTGCCGGCAAGCCTCACTATGTTATCGGAAGACCGGTAATTGGTAGAGAGCTTGTAGATTTTTAAATCTGGATAGATAAGCTCCAAATCTTTCAAATTATCAGACCGAGCACCCCGAAAAGAATAGATATTTTGATCGTCATCTGCGACTATAAATAAATTTTTTTTGCGACTGGCAATGAGCCTTATTAATTTGAACTGAGAAATTGACGTATCTTGTCCCTCATCGAGCTGGATGAACTCGAAATTATCCAAGATACTTCTCAAAAGGTAGGCATCCTCTTTCAAAATCTTGTAGGCCAAGGTGATCATATCATCAAAGTCAAAAAGGCCCATCTTCTCCTTAAAGGTCTCATATTCTTTGAAAATTTCATAAAAAAGAGGAGTCTGACAGGCCCTATCAGAGGCAAATTCTTTCGCATCCATACACATATTTTTTACATAGCCAATTTCAGTTAGTAAGACTGTAAGCTTTTCCTCTGTAAGGGGAGCAAGCCCCATTTTTTCCATGATCTTCTTTAGACTTAAAAGACTTCCGGGTGAGCCGTCAGCATCAATAAATTTCAAAGTCTTAGATCTGAGCCGGCAGTAGTGCATGATTATGCCAAAGCAAAAGCTGTGAATAGTCGCAAACTTTATAGGAGCATAGGCTGGGTAATCTCTTTTGAATCTTTCCTGCATATTAAGAGCCGCAGCCTTTGAAAAGCTGATTGAAAGAATAGATTTTTTGTCAACGCCCCTATCTATTAAATTTTTGCACCGCTTCAAGATTAGAGTAGTCTTGCCTGCACCCGGCACAGCTAGGACTAGGGCAGGGCCAAGAAAGTGCTTAGAAGCGAGAATTTGTTCATCTGAAAATTTCATAAAACCGCTCTCTTTTTTTAAAGTCTAGGCTAATTATATCAAAAATTGCCCCGATAAATAAAAAAAAGCTCTTTCAAGGCTTGCATTTTTGGGCTATAAAGCGTAGATTTTTAGAAATATTAAAAGATTCGTAACTAATTTGTAACTTTTTATTGATTTCTTAAAAATCATTTGTTATAATTTACAAGACGATGAAGAAATATCTAGGATAACTTAAGGAGTGTATTCATTTGTTTAATATAAAAAAAGTTTTTCCGCTGGGACTTGCGACTTTAGCCGTGGCGTCCTTTGTCGGAATGAAAGATGCTGGAGTTTTTCTAAACCCACATCAGACAGTTACATACAGTGGCAAAAAGATAGAATTTAAAGTAGGTGAAAGGGTCTCCATCAAAGAGACCAAGGGGTCTTCTTTCATAGTGGCAAAGGGAGAAGCAAGACTAAATGTCCCCAAAGAAAAGATCCTTTTGACTGAAACCAACATAAAGTTATTTAGAGTTGTAAAAAATACCGGCATTAAAAACAATGGTAAGACGGTTAGAAATCTTTTCTTAGGAGAAGAATTGAGACTTTTAGAAGATAAAGATGCGACAGCTCTTGTAATTGCAGAAGACGGAGTAAAGGGACTTGTAAGCAAGTCATCACTTGAAGCCATATCCAACTCCCAAAGATTTGTAACATCGACAGAAGCCAAAAAAGACTTCAGCCTAAAAGACGGACAAAAGACTATCCTTTTCAAAAAAGGCGATAGGCTGGATGTGGTTGACTTTGTAGATGGACTCTTTGTCATTCTAAAGGATGGTAATGAATACAGAGTTGCTGGAGACTGTGTAAGCCTAAATAGCCTACCCAACAACGTATCAAGCAATGAAGCGGCAGAAATGGCTGAAGCAGGAATAGAAGTCGTACCAGAAGAATTTAGAAACAAGCTCGGCACAGTCGAAAGACCAAGCTTCGTAGCAGACAATAGCAAGGTTTCAAATATAATTTCCTCAGCCCTAGATAAGCTTGGCACACCTTATGTCTATGCGACAGCTGGCCCAGAATCTTACGATTGCAGCGGCTTTGTGTATGCAGTTTATACAAATGAATTCGGCATCAAATTGCCAAGGTCATCGAGAGACCAATCTGAAGTCGGCATAAAAATCGAAAAAGAAGATTTAGCAGCAGGAGATTTGGTATTCTTT
Encoded proteins:
- a CDS encoding ATP-dependent helicase, yielding MKFSDEQILASKHFLGPALVLAVPGAGKTTLILKRCKNLIDRGVDKKSILSISFSKAAALNMQERFKRDYPAYAPIKFATIHSFCFGIIMHYCRLRSKTLKFIDADGSPGSLLSLKKIMEKMGLAPLTEEKLTVLLTEIGYVKNMCMDAKEFASDRACQTPLFYEIFKEYETFKEKMGLFDFDDMITLAYKILKEDAYLLRSILDNFEFIQLDEGQDTSISQFKLIRLIASRKKNLFIVADDDQNIYSFRGARSDNLKDLELIYPDLKIYKLSTNYRSSDNIVRLAGSFISQNKTRYEKDFLAKKESQEPIKILKFTSAQIFEKYLLDDLKEEESTAILYRNNVSSLSICEILERNNIDFTIRDRGMSFYNNPLVFDIKDILNFAKNRGDFAAFSRIYFKIKTYITGPMLAYLAGVKSSNLLEDLRDFPGLKPFYIKRFRDLSSMLDTLMYLNPRHALSYILKDLSYEDYLKNENFRYLKQTGSTYEFLDILKNVAKNSKTLTDFFGRLKYLDSVLKESQYKKSRISLSTIHGAKGLEFDKVIVVDLYENNLPSRSSIDFLSLGNAEPFEEERRLLYVAMTRARYKLRLCYIEYENTKMSRFLTELKGL
- a CDS encoding C40 family peptidase, encoding MFNIKKVFPLGLATLAVASFVGMKDAGVFLNPHQTVTYSGKKIEFKVGERVSIKETKGSSFIVAKGEARLNVPKEKILLTETNIKLFRVVKNTGIKNNGKTVRNLFLGEELRLLEDKDATALVIAEDGVKGLVSKSSLEAISNSQRFVTSTEAKKDFSLKDGQKTILFKKGDRLDVVDFVDGLFVILKDGNEYRVAGDCVSLNSLPNNVSSNEAAEMAEAGIEVVPEEFRNKLGTVERPSFVADNSKVSNIISSALDKLGTPYVYATAGPESYDCSGFVYAVYTNEFGIKLPRSSRDQSEVGIKIEKEDLAAGDLVFFDTLSRGYVSHVGIYIGNGEFVHASSGQGRVIVSKLDQGYYSTRYVSASRVIK